ACCAGAAAAAGTAAAAGTGGGAGAATTATAAAGTGCGGGGTATATCTCAACCGTGGGTGTCCAAAGGAAGTCTTGTATACAGGTTGAGCAAAGTTAATAGtcaaaagtataatattatgtcttatctggaaacccattatccagaaatattcGAATTACCAGagggccatctctcataggggcaaatttactaaagggtgaagtgactaacactggcaaaaatccgccagcgtaacgtcatttcggtacttcgctgatttactaacgggcgcagtcataacttcgctagagaaagagactgatgctggcgctcattcacactcattCGGCAGGCAAGGTtctgctctggcgaagggacgtaactgcgcaaattcactaagatgcggattttacttaaCGTTATGTCTTGAGCCAGACTTTGCTTCGCCACCTCAGgctaggcgaagtgcaatagagtagataggaagtcccaaaaaatgctagcgtcttttcctttttcagggtgacaggctgcaaaagagcgtaattttttttggggtatccggcttcccccctaaatttcctaagatatggcacataaaccatacactgggctcatgtgtagggcattataacaactctgttttttttattaagcttccctgggcttgtgtaatgtaatgtatttgttgcagcatACAagcccattcaactttaacttcctgccgtaagCAAATTAGCCAAAGCTGACGCAACTTCGCTCAGCTTGcggaattaacgctagcgcagcttcgccagtgttcagcgccctggacgcaactttgcatgttagtgaattagcgttgtctgagcaaattttcacctggccaagtgttgcgctgcctgcgaagccgtcgatggtgaattttcaccgcttagtaaatttgctttttctctgtaataataaaactgtactttgtactttatcctaactaattttattaatccatatatccatattgggcttatttaatgtataatgtatatgttaAATGGGTGATATGGCAACGCCTGGTCTAAGGGAAGGTGAGTTGTATACATTACATGCCCAATACTGCACCCATCTCTTTTATTAAGTTCAACATTTTTGGTGGCTACAATAGTATTAATATGTACTATACAGCAAGTCAgaacaagaaaatatatacatacccaAAGGCAATTAATGTATTTGTGTCATTGCTGAACTGTATGGAGTGAGCATAAGGAAATACAGaacttaaaaaatcttttttaatcatAAGTGCTGCTACATAGCTTTACTGTTAAAATAACTAGatgtttaaatacatatttatatttaaaaataaatgtttttaattgccaGAGACCTAGCaggaacaaaaaacaaatacCTTTGAGTTAAGTAATTAATTAGATTAATTCTGTGATTCTTTTTACAGATTTCTCAAAGTACTTTTATCTGCAATCCGTTCCATTTTACTCAGCTTGCTGTGGTGGGTCCTGTCAGCACCCTGCATCCCCCACTGCTTTTCCAAGTAAGTCTTTATGCTTCATCAGTAATGCTTGACTTATTCTGTAAACCTAAAGCAGCAGGATTTAATGGGTCCTGGAAAACTAATTGGCGATGCTGTGGCAAGTTGCTAATCTGTCAGAAAAATAACAGCAGTCTCATTCAGTGCCCCTTCCGAAGATTTATCTGATTTAGGTGCATGGGACAATTGAATATGCTTCATGAACACTAAACCAGGCAAGAAGCTAATAGCTTTCTTGTTATCATGCATTTTAAAGCATACATAATGTTACTCTAGTAATGAAACTGAATAATATTAGCCTAcattataaaactgaaaaaagatTAATGGACAGACATTATAATGAAAGtttcatttacaaaaacaaagtaTGCTTATTCCGGAATAAACCTAAGATGACAAATTAGAgctgtgtttttcatttttgcaaaaactaatttttgctgcatttattgtgAGATAAAATACAGGCCAGTTGTACCATTGCAGCCAGCATATTGGGTTAGAGTGCATTTGAATGACTCATAAGTTAGGGGACGGGCAGGGGACATAACTTCTCTGTCCGTCCCTAATGAATGCAGTACTGCCAGAAGCAGACAAGGTTGTATTCAGAAGGAGACATGCAGATCTCTGCTCTCCAATatgaagcacagagacctgtagCAATTCTTCTATGTGCAGGGCAATgcacacacgtgtgtgtgtatgtttgtttatttatttatttatggtggTTAGTAAGAAAATCTGCTCATTTCAACCAAAGCACAGATATCAGTCTCCTGTAGGAAATAATGGGTTATTCTGTGCTGGCCAACAAAATTTGTTAAACTGCTTGGCATTTGTTCGTCAGTTCTTTTCAAATAGTCCAGTATGGGTgaaacagaagaaagaagaaatagTATCAAGAAAAAAGCAGTATGTAAAAAGGGAAAAATTctaaatgttcaaaaaaatgtactcatgtttgttttcaaaatgctATATATAATGCCCAGTATAAAGGATATAACAGAATATTTAGAAACCCAAAAGGTACTCTGCTTTGCAGCTTCCATGACATCAGAAAATTAGAATGTTAGATTAAGTGCACCACTATAGTAAAAATAGAAAGCAGAAATAAATTGGGGCATTTTACTTTGAGAGTGTGCAAAATAAACTTATGGTGTTGGTTTTGTGAACAGTCCCAGAAGTCAATGACTCTTAAATACTGAGACCATACAAACTGACAAGTGAACAAGCTGCAAATGTatgagttttcctttaagggctcttTACTTTCCCACAGAGCATTTAGCATTGCGTTACACAAAGTAGAATGGATGATAGCACCATGACCAATCACCACTTTGACTTCAGTCTGCCACACGCGACTTCACCACAATTTTTCACTGTGCAGATGAACTTTAAGAACCATTGCACAGTGAAAAGGCCTTCACAAGGGTCACTTGTCCCTTTGTATTACAATAAAGCAGAGGCCCGTATGCagtcttttctcctttctcaCATTCCAATGGTGTTTCTGCACACAATTTAAAACACTTgactgaaaaataaaacagtgaatGAAAGTGACTTTTATAGACTCCTTTCAGCTCATCTTACCCTATAACCTTTTCCTACCTGAAAAGAAATGGAGAGCATGGGATGAGTATACAGAGAAACTGATTAATTACACAAGGCATATTATCAACTGCAAGAGTTGTTTATTAACCCAGAATGATGTACAGTTTTGAAAGTGACCTATTAATTGCctatttaaaaagtatgaattgaCTGTCAGAGGAGCAATGGAAGCCATGACTAAACCATTTACTCACTCTTACAAGGTGGTCTTCTACTAAGTGACTTTTGTTGCACTGATCAAGTGCATATTTATCATTACCATTGACAGGAGTAATTTATTCCAATGTGATCTGGTATTAGCAGGACAGCATACATAGCAGGTGCCAACACAATTGTAGAAGAGTTCATGCTACAACAGTTTGAAGAAAATATTTTACGTTTAAGTTCATTGTAGTGACTACATATTGTTAGCTATAGGGTTCATTAGTGCTGTAAAGTCATTTAATCTGATTTTAACttgaaacaatatatttattaatcgGTGGGGGGGGAACAAGTGCTGGCAAATTCTGGATACAACACATAGTAAAATTACGTATGACACAATTCCCTACTTACTTGCGCTTTTGTTTTGCCATGCTTTAGACTCTACTCCGATCTCCTCTTTTCATACAGTTTTCTATTTAGCTGTTCCCTCtctcttttattttacttttcccgTTTTGAACTCATGTCTTTCTCTCCTATCTTGATTCATCCACCATTGTCAATGTGATTCTGTTACCTTTATATCAGGATAGTAAATATGGATTGAATAAAAGAGTGTGAGAATTTCTTACCTTCCATATTTACTATGCTCTctcaactcctaatttgcattcCAGTCTTTTTCTGCCTTTcctttatattttcctttcactCTTTTCTTCGCATTCATTACTTGCCAACTGCTCTCCTGTTTGTTTTCACTTTCATTTGTTCATtgttcttttttatcttttcccTCTGCTCTTCCCCTTCTCCATTTTATTTCCCTTTCTTATTTTAAAGCCTTCCCTCCTCCTTCCATTTAATCTTCTCCTGTATtctccactgttttttttttatttcttccccACGGTTTACCCATTTGGCTCCTTTTTGCACGAGTATTACCTTTCCTTGTTTGGGTATGCATTCGTTAAAACTTATTTAAGTACTTAGTTTATGTGactaagtaaatatttttaagctgatttatttaaaggggaactccggcttccaaaccatgataaagaggctcacataacacagaaaccccctaatatacacatcacagttacctgtttcttcaaaacgtatgaataaatgccattttctatgctgaaatccagctgtttaacagttcttctctttctgcatcatttgaaatactGGCAGGGAAGTAGGGACTAAAAcactgttacaaattgtaacaacttctccacaacttacagacagcatgcaggaaccacataacccacaatgcaatgatgttccgttccttattgaaatcacatgtgcagtgattgggaattgtggggtttggaggttcagtctaaggacagctggctgttgatacaaagtaacagtagtcagccagctcattaaagtagtcagacagatcagcaggagagcagggggctaggcttaggaaactgttccaaaccattcaaaatcatgaaaagtctgcatatttttaaattgatgtatattgcaaagttatttgaaattgtgtttacttttaacTCAAAATGCTAACTTtatatttgtgtggagttcccttttaaactATAACATTGTTCCCTTCAATATTAACATGTCTCTTTGTAGGCCCTTTACAGTATATTGTCAGTTAAAAACAGTACTTAGCCTCTTACAGATTTATATCTCATGCATTATCAGTATGCTACTTGTCGTGTTATCATTATtgtcaacatgtatttatagagcgccaacatattgcgcatcgCTGTTACACATTTAgctaaatctggttgaaaaaagacaaagcccatcatgttcaacccctccaaatgaaaacccagcatccatatacacacccctccctactttcacatatattatataaacccatatctatactaactatagaatttagtatcacaatagcctttgatattatgtccaagaaatcatccaagccattcttaaaggcattaacagaatcagccatcacaacatcacccggcagtgcattccacaacctcactgtccacactgtaaagaaccccctacgttgcttcaaatgaaagttcttttcttctagtctgaaggggtggcctctttataggtaaaaaggtcccctgctatttttctataatatcctccaatgtatttgtaaagtgtaatcatgtccgctTGCATGTTATCAAATAAACACCATGATTGTAATGcaatttaaatgcttttttgtaGGAAATGAAATGCTGCTGCCCTTATCTGGCCAGGATGCAAACTCCAAGACAAGGCGTGTCATTTTAAGAAGGGCGGTGTTTTCTGAGGAGCAAAGGAAAGCTCTTGAGAAGATGTTTCAAAAGCAAAAGTACATCAGCAAGGTTGACAGAAAGAAGCTCGCAGTAAAGCTTGCATTAAAGGAATCTCAGGTACAACTTACTCTACATATACAGTCTGTATGGTGAGCTAATGCTTTTTGAACTAGGAATATATAAATTCCACAATGACAATATGTGGTAAAATGCACTTCTACACTCACATGTCTAATAAAGTTGAGGTGCAGGACTGCGttagtaaaggagaactaaagcctaactaaagaagtaggttagaaatgttgtgcattatgttgtGAGCTTccataccagcccaaggcaaccacagccctttagcagggaagatctgtacctccCCATATACGAGTATAGGTCCTTGTGTGGTTTTCCTGTTCATAGCAGCCGGTTATCAACAGTTAATAGCCTAGCAGAGCTGTTCAACAACTGATTCTCAAAATTATTCCAGTTGATTCTGTGACCATGCAGTTGTGTGAATGTAGAAATTCAACAGTAATTATTATATCTAATTCATGTAGGTTTTTTTGCACTTCTATCTCTGAAAGATATTTCGTAAACCCAGTATTATCATTTGTCACTGGACTGTAGGACAAAACATAAAGCAACAGATGAAAGTAGGAAAGAGGGAGTCTATGAATAATGACTTAATTGTGCCTATGGTTGATGGCTTACAGATGACATTAGTCTCTGGGTGAAtgaatccattattcagaaattatAGTTGGAATATTCTGTTTCTTTGGGGCCAAAGAATGAAGCCACTGTAAATATTAGAGTGTCATGTCATCAGACAGAATATATAGTGCTTTTTTTGATTTATAGTCTTGTGACACCAtaagttatatatttttacatttctcaacagGTTAAGATCTGGTTCCAAAACCGAAGGATGAAGTGGAGGAACTCCAAAGAAAAATCGGTGCTTTTAAATACGTTTTTAAAAGAAGATTCCGCAGAACAGAATCTCTCAAGGACTGTACAATGTATCCACACACCCTGCTGAAAGGAGGACAAATGACCAATCAAAGCAATAAATTTAGACAAGGGACTTCAGTTAAAGGATATAGACCAGTTTTGGGAAAAAGCAGCTGTGAAGTAGCGGCACGTCATAACAGaacataaaaatctaaattttagcATTTCCACACGAAAATCTTCCCTTCTTTTTGAGGGATTAATAGCTGATCCTGTGCTTGCCAACACACAAGCATAGAGGGAATTGGACGGAGTGGATTGGCTGCTATTAGCCTAAAAAGTGCACTGTGCAACATATTATGGGGCTGATTACCATAAAAAGGTGCTAAAGTGTACAAGTGCATTTGTATCAGCAGTTTTATacagtctactacaagttagaaaattaaagcaaatacagAAGAACacctgcacttgtgcaatttctCAGCTATGTTTGAAATCAGACTTACTATGTTTTGCATATTAAATACTAACACTGCTGCAATGGTCCGATGTTTAATGTGATTGcattaatttataatgtacttcttaaaaagtattttaaagcatACATTTGTAAAAAAGGAAGCATTAGGACatgtaaataaagttattttctaACTTCATTACTGTAATTGGGTTGTCATCGTTTGTCataagttaaacaaaaaaaaaaatagttgcagtATAATGTATGTGTGCCCACTAGATGATTAGCATTGTTTATTATCAGCAGTCACATATATAGTGATAACATATTTTACAGCAGACTACTAAGAATGTTACCATTAGGGTTTAACTTTCCCTTTCAGCCCATTTTTCTTTTAAGTTTTGTGACAGTGGGTGGTCAGAATATTTGTGAAGATTTGTCTCAAAGCAAATTTGTCTCCTAATGTCttcaatattttttccatttatttgcagATTTTTAACCTTCTTTGCCAGTTTGTGATTTCTTTGTGTTTTCACATTGTACATTTGCCTGAATATTTTGCATGTTGGCATAGTAGCTAAGTACTATTAAAAatgctgccaaattttgtatCAAAACATGTTGCTAGCAAGTGATGGACTTATAGCAATGGTTACTGCTATGGTAGCTGCTGGTGCAACCCTTCTGACACTGCTTTTGCCCTTCCTGAATGATCAGCTGTCTCTTGAAAccatgcagggctggaactagaggtaggcagataaggcaactgcctagggcacaacactGTGGGGGGctctgggcaggtgcctgttcaagattcttctgccttcccctagtacGGATTCGCTCTCCTCTGCAGATCTCGCCTACCCCCTTTGCCTCTTGCTCCTCTGTCCCTGCcataattttaaagaaaatgtaaccaTATTTATGGTTTGTTATTCTTAAAATCACATTAGAAATTTAGACGTTATGCAAGAATCTTGTAATACAGAGCAGGtgattttaacaatattttaattCCTGTAAAGCTCAACAGTAAAAAGAAACACTCAATACCACCTGAAGCCTTCTAGTGGCTGGAGGTACAACTTACACCAGATGGGGTTTTATAAGATAAACATGTATAAAGATGACTTATAGTGatcaaatcagaaaaataaaaagatgcaagAGTCTCACAGGAGTAAATAAGCCACACAAATTTTTCAAACATTCCAAGTCACTTTATATAACCCGGCATATATTCTATTACTCTGCAAGCATCCCACAGCTCTCTGAAATTGACTGAAGCGCAGTGAACACAAATAAGGTATTGCCATAACCTGGGTATGTTGAAATATATTTCTACGCTTGAATTTTAATATCcattttgtgctaaaaaaaacatgaaaaaatcaagAGGAAAACACATGTTGCTCACAGTTCACAGAAACGATTTTAGTCTACCAAAAAGCATAAATGAGGAATGATGAAAAGAGCTGGTATGACGTACCAACTGTCTTTTTTGGGTAACAATACAGCCATTTACATTtctgttgagaaaaaaaaattctgtttgaaaATATACATAGTAATTAAGTGAAAATATTTGCTCAAGTAATCTTTACTTCTGTATGCTTTCAGTTAATATGTTTATGAAATGCTTTAGAATTGCTTAAAATGGCAATGACTATCCTTTTCCTCTATAACACAAACATGAATGTGATGCCTTTAGGTGCCCTCAAAGCATCTGAAGTGTAGGTCTTAAAGAACCAAAAGTAGAAGTCTGTTGGAGTCTGCTTAGTGATACAAGAGACTATTGTTTGCAGTTGCTATCTGTTGTTCAAAACCCCAAAAATGTAACGTAAAACGTAAACGTATTCACAGTACTTCTATtgatccaaaaaaaacttcaaaacaaTATTACTGAATGACTACTTTTAATTGAAGAACCCCCACTGAATTTGGCCATTGTGCCTTTCTAGACTCCCCTTTTTGATGGGCCCCCTGGCAGGCCACCTGTCCCCTATGATGAAAGTCTTTGCTCTGGGGCATAGGGTTACTTGTTAAATGGAATTGCATAATTACATggttcatttgggttgaaaaaagtaaaTTGCAAATCAACTTCTCCAAATGAAATCTAACTGTAGCCTTTTAGATTACAGTAATCCTGCCCAAAATTTTGGTCCAAAAAGACATTAAAGACTTTCCTAAAGGTAAATAAGGGAACCTACCACTGCAATATTGCCCAATAACACATTGCACAGCTCCTCTACCCTTTTGGGCCCCCCCCCCCTGCCCCCACCCTAGTCCGCACGATTTTTCTCTGCCgatgcagccgactccagccggctgcagcgcacACGATCTTCCGcgggggccctggcccatttgcaccccctgctcccccggtagttacgcccctggcaacAACATACATTCTTAAACTCAGTGTACTATATAAAAATGGCCACTAGATGATATTTTATTAATGATTGTTCATTGATAAATGCTCtctattgtttttctcttttttctcttcctTCCATACTGTTCTAGCTATGAAAGTGCTGAGTTATCACATGCTGTGTGGGTCACCAGTAAAACCTGCTCACAAGTTGCTGAATATTTTCTGTGGGAAAAATGTTCTTGCACAATTTGTCCATAACATCCTCTATTGAATTTGAAAAGGATATGTCCCCACAGTCAGTGGTGAATTAATGACatgtgggcccctaggctaccCCCACATAGGACCCCCTGCTATGCTACTGCTGGGTCGGGATGTGCGCAGAACCAGACACATGTGCACCAAGCTCTCCATGCTGGGCTAGTTTCGGCACACATTAGTGACATCACTGGATCTGCACACATCCAAGCACATGCACATGTCTTGCCTGCCTTTTTCTCTCAGCAGGTGTGCCAGACCAGATCCAGtagagcaaataaaaataaatattaaaatattataatat
Above is a genomic segment from Xenopus laevis strain J_2021 chromosome 3L, Xenopus_laevis_v10.1, whole genome shotgun sequence containing:
- the dbx2.L gene encoding developing brain homeobox 2 L homeolog, producing MDPGALSSAVWRWDLPRPVAHIQSSTAPPGFGNLGRSFLIDDLLKDVDPLAMKCLPVAYSHLPVTQCPTTEQFSPLGSTYPRAWTFQLLRTSDRWQAFYPQPFTGNVYETDFSKYFYLQSVPFYSACCGGSCQHPASPTAFPRNEMLLPLSGQDANSKTRRVILRRAVFSEEQRKALEKMFQKQKYISKVDRKKLAVKLALKESQVKIWFQNRRMKWRNSKEKSVLLNTFLKEDSAEQNLSRTVQCIHTPC